The DNA sequence TATATCCGTCTTTCAGATTTGTGTATTGTCTGGCATATTGTGCAAAACCTTTGCTATTTCCCTTTCGTGGCATATAAGTTTCCCATTGGTCACTTATCCACCAGTCAAGTTCATTTAACACAATATTAGATAATAACGGAGAAAGTATTCCCCCTTGTGGAGTTCCTTTAGTCGGTATTCCCTCTCCCTCGATTTCACACTTTAAAAGTTTGCTTATAATACACAACAGCCTTTTATCCCTGATTCCAAGATTCCAGATTTGCTTCATTAGTTTTCCATGATTGACATTATCGAAAAATCCTTTAATATCAATATCCACACAATAATAATGTTTGCCTAAATTGATAAGGCTTACCATTCTGCTGACTGCGTGGTGGGTACTTCTGTTTGGTCTGAATCCATAGGAATGATTATGAAATTTCGGCTCGCATATGGGTTCTAGCACCTGCAAAATACATTGTTGAATCAGTCTGTCCCATATAGTCGGTATGCCAAGAGGTCTCTTTTTATCACTGCCAGGCTTTGGAATATATACTCTCCGCACTGGTAATGGATTATAGTCCTCTAATCTGGCTCTCACTTCCTTTATCAGCATTTCATCATTAAGTTTGGAAATATCCTCTATTGTCTTTCCGTCAGTACCTTTGGTTTTACTACCAGTATTACCTTTCAGATTTCTGTATGCTAATCTGATATTCTGCTTTGAACCTATTACCTCCATTAACTTGTAAAAATTATTGTTGTTTCTGCTTTGTTGATACAACTCATCAAATATGCTCTGCATATCAAAATATTCGTTGTATCTCAGCTTGTCTTTCTTCAACATGGTCTGTACCCTCCTTTCAGAGTAATACATCTCTTAGTCTTACACGAACCCATGCTGAACTCTCTACTTGCTCTAGCACACGACTAGTGGCTATCCCTCCACCACTTATTATCATGGTTTCATCGGTACTGTGCCACCACTCTCACTGGCATAAATACAGGTTATAACTATGCTAATCTCACACAGCTTTTCCCTGTAAACACTTCACAGATGGTAAAATCTCCATGTTGCCAGCTTTCCACGTTCCAAATATGCTATCTTTACATATACCCTTAGGTTTCCTCTATAAGCCTGTTACTTTACCAATGCCTGTAACATTGTATGGACTTTCATATGAACGATTTTTACTCATCCACAAGTAACGACACTAATTGTGTCACATGGCCTTTCGACCACATCCCGATATAGACCTGTACATTCGAGGATTCGTCAGTTTTTAGCTGTACTCGTCAGCTTTTATTCCATTCTAACCATAGGTATTTTATAGACCTCCGGCATATCACATACAACTCCCACCTCTGGGAATCTTTCGACAACCTAATGTTTCGGTATGCTTCTGCCGACTTCACCGAGCTTCTGACACTTCATATTTACCTAATCCGTGCCAGTCGGAGTATCAAGGAAGCCCTTCGAGGCGTTACCCTCTCATTTGACTTTTCGCATATTTAGTTCTCCTTATGCTAATTGTTTTTATATAAACGCGACGCATAAGTGGACAACCTTTTCAGTTGCCAACGTGTCGCACCGTTCATTGGATCTATAACGATTATTTCATCATCTCCCGACAAGAATACGCTGCCCATTTCCATCTTGCAGAAGAAGGATTTACCGGAACCCGGCACACCAAATACAAAGCCATTTCCATTGATGAGCTTCTTTCTGTTACCGATATTCACATTCTTGCTGATCTGGTTGATGCCATAATAGTTTCCTGTGCTGTCATTTAATTCCTGCACATTAAATGGCATAAGCACCGCAAGTGACTGGGTAAGAAGTGTACGCATTGTCTCCACCTGTCTTACACCAATCGGAAGTGCTGTGTTGAGTGCCTCCCTCTGCTTTAAGTAGTGTGTGTCAATCGTGCAGCTGTTACGCTTTCCGATAGTCTCCACTGTCTCACAGACGCTATCAAGCTCTTTTTTGCTCTCTGCCATAAGAATAATAGTAACTCCCACGAAGAAAAGGCACTGGTCATTCTCACGAACATCATCCATAATTTCTTCAATCTCCTTTTTCTCCGTTCTCTTTGCATACGAGATTTCCGTAGAAAAATCATTGTTCTTATTACGGATTCTCTGCTGTTTGATGATATCCGACTCGATACCAAGGTACTTTTTCTGAAGCACCTTAGTAGTTAAATCCTTTGGCACAGGCACTACATCAATGCTTGTAATAGAATGGACTGGAAGAGAAGTAATCTCATTGATGAATCTGTCTGATAAACTGCTCGGATACTTCTTGATAAAAAGTGCCTTGCAGAATTTACTCTCATCCTCAAAATGATCTGGAAAATATTTCACCATTCCATTACACAGATCATTCTTAAAATCTGCTCCGACCTTCTTTGCCTTCTTAATATCAAAATCAAAGCTGCCCTCATCTCCAAGATGATAATAGTCATAGAGCACTTTCAGTCTCTCATTGCCATTAAGTGGTACAATCTCTGCACCAAGCTCAATGAAAGCCTTGTGTATCGTTGCCTCAAGGGTTGCAAACTGTGCCTTCGCCTCCTCAAAGTTCTTTCTCTCAATCGTGATTGTCAGGTATCTCTCCTGCTCAATCCCCTGTCTGCCCTCAATAATCTTCTCCTCAATGATGTCATTGTAGATACTTCTATAATTATTGAAGCCATCGTTTTTCTCAGCAATCAGAACCTTATCACGGAGGTCATCCATGTTTTTGTTCTTATTGTTGATCGTAATCTTATAATTACAGTCCAGCGAATTTAAGAACTTACAGTATCTCTCGAAAATACCGATCTGCTCATCCTCGGTTGCTGTCGTGTAATTGATGTCGCAAAAGCGGTAGCATTTGGAATACTTATTTTTGCTTACTTCAAAAATGCCGTTTTCAGCCACCGCCATAATCTCTATGGTTTCCTGAATGGATTTAGGTGTCTTATACAAAGGCTCACTCGCCTTCTTTAATAACTTAAATCCGTCTGTAAATAAACCCATGTCTCTAACCTCGCTTTCTTATAATGAAAGCCCGCCGGGAACTTCACCCTGCGGGCTATGTTCCCGACCTTGCGGTCAGATACTATTCGTTTCTAATGCATTGCCTTATATGCTGCAATACCAGCTGCTATCGCAACAATGACTGCGACAAGTCCAAGCAGCATGTTTCTCGTCTTTTTCTTCATCGCTTCAAACTCCTCCTGCTTCTTTACTGCCGAATCAGCTGTTGCAGTCTCCGGTTCAGCCTTTCTGCCTTTCTTCTTTACTTGTTCATTCTGTTCTGCTTCTAACTGCTTTATTGCAGGCTCTCCCTCTGTTGATACATAGGTAAGTGCCCTGTTTCCAAACATAAAATGCAGTTTCTTTCCCATATACTCGTAGAAATTCATCCCATTAAAGGAATAGAAACCACCAAGTGCAATCGGTGCCACACAGGGAATTGCCACATAAGCAGAACCCGTAAGACCGATATACTTGTAAAGAAGAAGAACGATACCGCCACCAACCACTACGCTTGCAATGGAAAATATAAGCTGCCTTGCAGTAAGTCCCATTGCAACCGATTCCTGATAGCGGTCAATATCCTTGTTTACTTCGATTACCATTGTCCCTGCCTCCTATCTTGATAAATCCTTTGTCTCTGGCTTTCTTGTCATTCCGATATTTGCCTCATACTTATCCATTCCATCCGGACACAGTTCTCTAAGCTTATCTACATTGAACAGATAAAGAGGATATTCACAGAACCCGCTCCTTTGCGTGAATCCTGTAAACTCTCCAATGTCATTGTCTGTAATAAACTTTTCAATATCCGGCATGTCATTCACATTCAGATATCCGCAGTAATTTGGTGCTGCAACCGACAAATTCACAGTCACATCCCCAAAAGGCTCCTCATATCCATCTTCATTACACATAAGACCAATAAACATTGCACTGTTATTCATATACTGCTGGATATCAAATGTCACCTGCGTTTCTCCGGTTATGCTTGAATTATAAGTAACCTGTTTCTTTTCATTATCCATTTCTGCCTCCTTCTATAATCCAAATGCCTTGCTTGTAAGTGTCTGTGCACCCTTCACACTTCCGACAGTCATTGCTATCGTAAATGTCATTTCACACAGATATATAAGTGTCTGTGCCCAGTCAGCATAACTTCCTGTAAATGCCGGAAGTCCTGCATTGATAAATGCATTACATACCACAATCGCAAGTGCCATCGTTACTGCCTCAAACACACATGACAGGAAATATTTGCAGTAGGTAGCCATTGTATGGCTGACCATTCTGTTTCCTGCCATCGTGGAACAGGCAATCGCACCGAGCGGCACAATGATCAGTATCTTTAAGAACCTGAAATACACTGTGTAGATGATAAAGAATCCACAGATAATAATGATGATTGCAAGCAAAGCTGTAAGTATCAGCATTACTAAACTTTCACCAAATCCAAGTCCTTTAATGATGTCTGCCTGTGTGCTGTCAATGGCAAGCTGCGTCGTTGTTCCGGCAGATATAAGTCCCACCAGATTTCCTATGGAAGTAAAAAATGCTTTCATGATCGTGACATTATTTGCAACAAACCATTCTGCAAGTCCCAGTCGGATAAGCATACGGAATATGGATTCAAACCTCATTTCGTCTTTTACATCTATACTTTCCGAGCAGAAACCGATAACAAAGAACAGCACAACAAGGGATGAGCCGACCGCTACAAAGACCGGCTCAATACCCTCAATGACTGCCCAGGGACCTCCGCCCTTGAAACTGACCGGTGACTGTCCAAGCATTGCAAAGACCAGGGATATCTGATTGTTCCAAAATCCAAACACCGCTTCAAGAAGTGCCAGGATCTTGTCACCAAGCTTAAAAATATCCATACTTGTAAATTCACCTCTTTCCTTTTACTAAAAGGGGAAATGCATTTCCCCAATCTTAGAAGCCTAAGAATGTCAGAACTGTTGAAATACCAGCCATCATGACACCTGCCACAATTCCTTTCAGAGCGGAGTTCATGGTAGATGAATCCTGCTGCTGATAGGCTTGTGCGAACTCCATAACATTCTTTGCAAGAATGATGACACCGACAGCACCAATGACTGCAATGATAAGTGTCTTTAAGTTCTCAAGTGGCTGTGTTACTGCGGAAGTACCTGTACCTGCTGCAAAACAAGTAGTGCTCATAAGCATCACTCCCATAAGTGCTCCGGATACTGCCGGAACGAATCTCTTCTTAAAATGAATGAATCTGCTCTTCATGCCTTTCTCCTCCATCTTATTGTTGTTTGCTGTAATAATCTGTTCTTTTCTCATGTTGTTTGTCTCCTTTTAAATAAAAAATAAGCCAGCAGGGACATTCCCTAACTGGCTGTTAAAAGTTACTCTATATGATCAGGCAATGCCTGTTGTAATGATTAAATCGGGCTTTCCCCGATGTGGTGTGCTTCAACCCCCTCCTTTCAAGGCGCAAAAAAGCACCTTAACCTTATTGTGGCTAAAGTGCTTATATTGTTATATTATATAATTTCAATTTTTGTTTTTTCTATAACTGTGTCTGGTTCAACGACATCCAAATATTTTGCTTCCATTGATTCCAAATAATCAAAATCATTCATCCATTTATGGATTGCATCATTCATTTTATAAGATGTCTTATTCAAATTTAGCAAGAACGTCAAATGATTCTTTATATCTTCATATGAACATATTTTACTTGTTAATAAGAATTGTAATACTCGATGTCTTTGCTCATCTGATAAATTCGCTTGTTTGGAAACATTATAACCAAACTGATGTATCAATGATTCTATATTTAACTTTCCATATTCAGCTTGTTCATCATAAGAGTTTTTTGCAGATAATAATCTACATAATATGATTCCCTTTTCTTTTAATTGCCTTATACGCTCCGAATATGCATAATATTGTCCTGTATACCACGAATAGTATACAACTGTTGGCTCTTTAATTATCGTACCATCTATTTTGCATATAGGAATTAATGCTTTTTTCTTTTGAATGCCAGGGATAACTTTTATGTGTGATTGCT is a window from the Roseburia sp. 499 genome containing:
- a CDS encoding PrgI family protein, with product MVIEVNKDIDRYQESVAMGLTARQLIFSIASVVVGGGIVLLLYKYIGLTGSAYVAIPCVAPIALGGFYSFNGMNFYEYMGKKLHFMFGNRALTYVSTEGEPAIKQLEAEQNEQVKKKGRKAEPETATADSAVKKQEEFEAMKKKTRNMLLGLVAVIVAIAAGIAAYKAMH
- a CDS encoding DUF4313 domain-containing protein, with translation MDNEKKQVTYNSSITGETQVTFDIQQYMNNSAMFIGLMCNEDGYEEPFGDVTVNLSVAAPNYCGYLNVNDMPDIEKFITDNDIGEFTGFTQRSGFCEYPLYLFNVDKLRELCPDGMDKYEANIGMTRKPETKDLSR
- a CDS encoding electron transporter RnfA produces the protein MRKEQIITANNNKMEEKGMKSRFIHFKKRFVPAVSGALMGVMLMSTTCFAAGTGTSAVTQPLENLKTLIIAVIGAVGVIILAKNVMEFAQAYQQQDSSTMNSALKGIVAGVMMAGISTVLTFLGF